The sequence below is a genomic window from Dictyostelium discoideum AX4 chromosome 5 chromosome, whole genome shotgun sequence.
TTACCGGTTGCCCATACTAATAAACCGTATGGATGAATTGATTCCTCTTTGGTTGTAGTATTCTTTACTGTAATCTCTTTCTCTCTAACTCCAACAACTGCTGTCTTTGTCCAAATCTTTGTATTGTTTGAACTTTGAAGACGTTTTTCAACATGATCAATAATCTTCTTATcaaaaattgttaaaatatGTGGAAGTGCTTCAACTAATGTAACATTAATTCTCTTTGCTAATGGAtatgtttttaataaatctgaTTGAAggaaatcatttaattctgCTGTAAATTCAACACCAGATGgacctaaaataaaaataaaaaaataaaaaataaaaaataaaaaaatttgaaaattaaaaatgattaggACAGcgaggttttttttttttttttttttttttttttttgggaaaaatatataaataaacttaccaccaccaactacaacgaaatttaataaacgatcaatttctttttcaggTTGACCAGGATAAGAAGCAGTTTCAAGacaatcaataattttatctcTAATGTTACGAGtatcattaatttcttttaagaAACAAGCATTCTCTTTTACACCTGGAATACCAAAGGTTTGATTATCGGCACCGACACCAACGATCAAATGATCATACTCTAATTCGAATTCTGAAACTTCACCTTTTACAGCACTATTATCATAACATTTAACCTTTTTAGAAACTGGATCAACTGATAAACATTCTGCTTCATAAAAAGTTGCATCCTCTGCATCTGCTCTCTTACAATACTTTCTAATTGGTTCCATAATTGATCTAACTTCAACTGTACCTGTTGTACCACCAACTAATAATGgtgtaaataaaaagtaatttctttttttttttttttaaatttaaaataaattagtaaataagattaaaataaaaataaaattaaataatttaattaccTTGGTGAAATGATTGTaacatcaaataaatcaGTATGTAATTTTCTTAAGAAACATAATGAACCCCAACCAGTACCAAGAATGACAACTTTTggtcttttctttctttcacTTTCTGGTAATCTAGTTCTAAATTTATCAGTGACTGAATCGAAATCATCATTAACCACCATATCAATTATCCAAAAACCACCTAAACCTGCTACTGCTAATCCACCCCAAAATgcaaatttattcattttcttttttggttcttgttctttttgttgttgttgttgttgattttgttcattattattactattatcagtTGATGTCGAAAATCTTTGTATAAATTgtgtttgattatttttacatgCGACAATACGATTTGTTGACactgttttaattaattgatttttattaacttttgaAAATGCTcttgaaatcattttttaatttatttattttattaatttatttattttattaatttggttattttttatttatttatttatttttggaaaaaaaaaaaaaaattaaaaggttttaatttttataaatctttgaaaaaaaaaaaaaaaaaattgaaaaataaaaatagaaaaataaaaaaaaagttattattataactttATAATTAGTTGTAGTTTGTGAagtgagaaaaaaaaatgaagaaaaaaaaaaaaaaaaaaattcaaaaaaaaaataaaaaaaatataataccacaaaaaaaaaaaaaaaaacagtagGACCTGCATAGGTCGGGGCAAATTTTACGTATTTGCCACCATACTgttagatttttatttttttttttttattttttttttttttttttcggaAATGAAATGGCTTTCGTTTTTGATCACCTggtatgaaaaaaataaaaattatgcACCCAAcccaaaaacaaaaaaaaaaaaaaaaaaaattaaaaaaaatattaaaaaaaaaatttttgaaatcaaATATGATATTTTCccatattaattaatttgggaaataatattttttttatttatcaattttattatatttttattttattttattttatattttatattatattatttacaaaaatagaatttttattttttattttttattttttttaattctgcaattattttttaattaaaaaaaaatgaaagggTGATTactatataaataaaaacaaaacaaaaaataaaagggctctactttttttgttaatttaatttaatttttttattttatttttttttttttttttttttatgatttttttttttttttttttttttttttttttttgaaaacgaatttttttttttttattttaatttttatttttctgaaataattgtaataataatatgttaAAGTTTTGTAGTAAGACTAAAATACTATTTGGTAGTTTGAATGGTGGAATCATTTCAACatccatttttaaaagagatttttcaaaaattccAATTAGaacttcaatttttaataatcaaaccAGCATTCCAAAAagaatgatgatgataaaaattgAAGGTGAAGGAACtgtaaaaaaagaattaacaaATGAAGAGAAACAAAAGattaaagagaaaaagaaaaaagaacaaattgaaagaaatgcattaaaaaaacagaatCGTGCTGCAATGATTGAAAGATCAAAAGAACTTAAAAAGActaaaaaggaaaaagatATCCACTcaaatgaaaagaaatctCAAAATCccaaaaataaagataaagatgatGCCGATGATTACTATGATGAAGATGacgaagatgatgaagatgcaCATGAAAAAAAAGGCGAAAGTGATGAAATTATAGATTTTGCTGAAGGTGATGGAGAAACATACtttccaaaaaaagaaaaagttaaaGTTAAACCcaataaaaagaaaccaaACAATGATAAAGGTTTTTGtagatgattttaatattccaatgttaaaaaaaattaaaaattaaaaattaaaaattaaaaattaaaaattaaaaattaaataataataaaaaaaaaaaagatattataatttaaattattatttatttttttatttttttaaatctgatCAATTTGTTTgggttgaaaaaaataaaaaaaattaatttaaaaaaaaaaaaatggaaaaaattgaaaaaaaataaaatctaaaaaaaaaagatacagACAAAATGGtatcagttttttttttttgttttgttttgttttgttttgttttgttttgttttgttttgttttgttttgtttttttttattttattttgtttttttttttttatatttttatatttttatatttttatttatatattttNNNNNNNNNNNNNNNNNNNNNNNNNNNNNNNNNNNNNNNNNNNNNNNNNNNNNNNNNNNNNNNNNNNNNNNNNNNNNNNNNNNNNNNNNNNNNNNNNNNNAACAAATTTATCACCAGATTATGATTCAAtcatttcaataaataaaatgatagaaagtaaattattttacattATAGCGGAGAAAGTTAAAAGGAATTgtgaatatttaatatttgatataACCAAACCAAATctaattgaaattttcaaGGCAAtcaaaaatgataaaattttttatattcaattttttaaactttataaaaaagaaatcgaTAGATTTAATAagaataatgataatgttgGTTACTATTATGATAATGAATATGAAAGTTTCATAgtcaatcaattaattgaatctaGGAATTTACAagcaattaaaatattagttgatacatttaaatataaaccaAATTTGAATAAcctattaaattcaatttattcaggttcattcaaaataattgaatactttatgatgatgaaaaatcattttcaattatcaaatatttcaattacaaaatctttaaaaaataaatttgattcaaattcttttaatggtttattatattattcaaatctatttacaattttaaataatagtgatagtgGTAGTGCTAGTGGTATTGGTAGTGGTATAACAGTTCATTTTATATGTGACAGAATTCAAAAttcagattttaaaataattgaaaattttacaataaaacaattaatttcaatttgtaaattattttttaaatataatccaaataataataataatttaatttcagttcaagaaattgatgaattcatcattaaaaataaaattaaaattaaaaatcaaactttaaaatcaattatattaaaattattaataaataatcatgATGATGACAATAGTAAtgacaatagtaataataataataataataataataataataataataataataataataataataataataataataataataataataataataataataataataataataataataataataataataataataataataataataataataataataatatagaagggattaaagaatttataataaaattattagatttattttattcaatgTATAAACACAAGAAAACACCAATTAtagatattttatataatgaagatttaaataacattaaaacaattagcttttgttttaaattacattattatttaaaattatcattaagaTTTGGCGCACctactttatttattaaatgttaTAGATTTAATAAGGATAGATGTTtagaatcatttttaataaaacaatttagaaaaacatattcaaattcaaattcaaattcaaaaacagTATTATTCTCacattgtaataataaagaaaaacaaattgaatttataaatcaagttattaaatttaaaaatgatctTCCAAATccacttttatttttttatttagttatTAGTTTTGATAGTTTAgagttaataaaaatggtagAAAAAGGATTtacagataataataataataataacaacaataataataacttacTCGAATATAAAGAAacctataataataaaataccaTTCATAATTACACGTTATATTAGATCAATACAGGTAATggaatatttatttgaaaatcataaaaatcattttattcaaacctcttcatcttcatatattagtttttttattaatttaaatttattcaaacattttgaaaaattaattaaaattgaacaaaatgaaaatgaattttatgatagcaataataataatccaaataataacgatatctccaataataataacaataataataatccaaataataatattagaaatttaaatggtaaaatttataaaattcaaaGTTTTAATCCATTTGGTAATTGGTTTACAAAGGAACatcattcaattgaaattgttcAATATATACTTTCAAAACCAAATTATTATAAGATAGAATATAGtcaattttattcaaattgtGATTATTGGTATCCTTCTAACGGTGGTGATAATTTTAGATTAAAAatgtataaattaattgcGCTACATGCAATTAATCAACCAGAGGTACTTTCGAATATGGAAATTACCCTACCGATTAGATCAATGTCGTTATGTCTTTTAAAGTTATTGAATTGgttattcattaattttaatgaccAACTTTTACCAAAAAGTAGTGTTTTTAGTAAAGGTAGATTCATTTCAACAGGTATAATTCATCGttatattaaaacaattgtaACCACTTGTGATTACAATGATAAGTATTTATATTTCGGTGATTTTCATAATATACCTTATTACGCTTCagaatttggtaatttatatttaattgataaaatttttaatagattCGTTTTAGATGAAccatatttaaaagaaaatcaaaaatcaattgaaaatgtaatctatttaatgattttaacaatcattaaaaaatcaagattttatattttaaaatatatttttaaaaattatagtattgtttttaaaagtaataataataataataataataataataataataataataataataataataataataataataataataataataataataataataataataataataataatagtattttatcttcaattaatttgaaaaatttattatttgaatctcTTAAACTTGGTCAAATTAAAACTTCAGAGTTTCTTTTCCAATTTACAGAtatttcaaatgatgaatttaaaagagTTGCAagtaaaaattcaattaatcatTTTGGTAAAAGATTTactaaaaagtaataataataattaaataaaaataataattgaataaataaaaaaataaaaactctaataatattttattttttgccTGTGCGTATTGCTCAAGCCCTAACTGCATGCACAATTAGGTAGGAATGtcgatttgatttttttttttttttttgattttcaaatcCTTGAATTGGTTGGTGAtcaaaaccttttttttgattttttttttttttttttaatttttttttttcaaagtttTTGTGAAAATATCTTCAGTacacaaaaaaattaacggctttgatttcttttatttttattttaaaataaaaaattcgaaaagtcttaaataaaaaaaataaaaaaaaaaaaactaattgtataacagtaataattaaattaaaaataaagataaaaaaaatgtcagGGAATATTTATATGGATATTATTGCATCCCAAgtatgtaaaaaataaaaaaaaactaaaaaaataaaaaaattctaatatttattaatttatttattttaggttAGTCAAGGCAACTTTGgtaaggttttttttttttttttttatttattaatttaaaata
It includes:
- a CDS encoding pyridine nucleotide-disulphide oxidoreductase, NAD-binding region domain-containing protein, which codes for MISRAFSKVNKNQLIKTVSTNRIVACKNNQTQFIQRFSTSTDNSNNNEQNQQQQQQKEQEPKKKMNKFAFWGGLAVAGLGGFWIIDMVVNDDFDSVTDKFRTRLPESERKKRPKVVILGTGWGSLCFLRKLHTDLFDVTIISPRNYFLFTPLLVGGTTGTVEVRSIMEPIRKYCKRADAEDATFYEAECLSVDPVSKKVKCYDNSAVKGEVSEFELEYDHLIVGVGADNQTFGIPGVKENACFLKEINDTRNIRDKIIDCLETASYPGQPEKEIDRLLNFVVVGGGPSGVEFTAELNDFLQSDLLKTYPLAKRINVTLVEALPHILTIFDKKIIDHVEKRLQSSNNTKIWTKTAVVGVREKEITVKNTTTKEESIHPYGLLVWATGNTPRKITTQIMQSIGPNIQNNRRGLVVDDYFRVAGTDGIWSIGDASINPSKPLAQTAQVASQQGRYLGRLFNQLAEEMNNDLIKKRENPDAHKEEKEKQQEKLNLFNSITGSNKSFEEAVKEKPLFKYKHMGTLAYVGDHQAVAEFKGDHSTTVSEGYITYYLWRSVYFTKLLSVRNRALVSFDWLKSSVFGRDISRG